The region GTTCCATTGTTGAAAGTACTTGCATTCAAGGAAGATGGCTACCTGTCTAGAAGAAGGTTTGGTGACTTTCTGATATATAAGCTTGTTGCATACTTTTTTGTCTTTGAAGTGTCAACGGGAAATATCAGTGTTGTGCTCATATATTCCCTGTAAAGATACAAGAAAAAGCTTATTAACATGAAGAACTGGACATCATCGTCAAAGAGTACATACAGCCTTCTAAATCTTTGTGGGATGACAGAAACTATACACTGCCCTTTTAGACTTAGTCTATAGTTAAAGAAATAAGAGGACGTAACTACAGGAGCTCATCGCAAGAAGTAAAAAATGGGACTTCTGACTTACTGATACTTTACTGATTGCACATACTTTCTGACGTATTAGGTTGTTGCTTCTGTCTTTGAAGTGTCAACTGGAAGTAACATGGTTATGCTCGTATGTTCCCTGTATATATACAAGAAAAGGTTTATTAACATGGTTACGAAATATCATATTTGGCAGACACTGCAATATAATCTAAAGTGAATTATATGCATATTTGTTAAAATAGCATTCACCAAAAACATATAAATTGAAATATGCATGTTTGTTCCTCCACACTTGAACAGCTATAGACATCCAGCTTGATGATCCTAGTTTTACCTTATTTAATGATGTTTTAAAAAAGTGAAGGAAGCATAGCTTACAAAATGAGCCCAGGGCCTAAGCATTTTCAACAACACGTAGCAAGAAAAGATGAAATCCATTTGAATGGCCAAAGCAATCTGACTAGTTTCGCTAAACAAGATAATACCGCCGCATATACTAAGCTACACCCAGGAAGCTATCAATTGCTTCAATGAAGATAACATAATCATTTGTACAAACCCTAGAAACATCTACACATAGAACAATTGTAGATGGTATCTATCCCTTTATAAAAACAACCaaaattaattattaaagatTATATAACTACAGGTATTATTCAAATTTAAGCTCTAATATAGTTTAGAAGTGTAACCTTTCGACTAGGCAGTAACATGCCAATTCTGTTTTGTTTTCAGGACACGCATACGCATTAAGTAGACATGGCTTCATTGCAAATTAATTTCTACATTCACCTATCAGAATCTCACAGCATCCTTATTGATAAATGGTCTTTTATTGTGCTTTCTGTTGTTTTTATTCCTCGTTGGGCCAGATTCACTCAGTTTTTCTAATTTTTCTTTTCTCCCCACAATATCCGCTTCGATAGCTTTGTCTCTTTGCTCATCTGACAGCAAAGCCAATCTTGAGAACTTCTTTGGCCTCACTAACCCAAGCCTTTCTGTGATTTCCTTAAAAGCAGGAACAAGGCCACACCTAATATAACATCCGTCAATAAGCTGCATCGAGTTTTCTTCGGGAAGGGATAAAGCATTTTTCAACTCAAGGTCAAAACAAAATGGGGAGTCCTTCAACCACATTCTGAGAGAGTGAGCCTTTGCAATAAGAAGCCCGCTGCGAGTTTTACAAGGCAAAAATGGGGACCCCATTTCCCAAAGGAATGCTTTTATTGTGCTGTTTAAAGAAACTTGGTTGTATTCTGCTGTCCCTGTAATCAGAACAACAGATTTTGGAGACTCTGGAAAACCGTCTAAGGAAGCATCCTGTAGCAATGACAGTTTTGTAAGATTTCAAGTTCACTGAAAAGGGCAGATACTATTGACACAATGACAGTCATAGTCATAGATATCTAAAAATACTGTTAATTTCTTTCTAATGAGGTTGTCCTTTCGTATAATGGTTTTGGGCTTCCCACAGAAGCTCTAGCTTAGTGATCTATTTGTTTTCTGGATATAAATGATTGGTATAAACTCTACCTGCATGTGGTCAAGCCATAAAGTGAGACCAACAAGAGCAGCACCAGCGGACAACTTTCTAAAATCTGCCCCCCAGTCCTTCTCAGCTACCCTGCACAGATGAGATGTTAGAAGAAATTATATATAGCTTCACAAATTTAGTACAGCGCTAACAACATCAATAATTCTGATCAAACAGAATGATTTGAGCAATAATGTAGTGCATATGAAACTTTCCATCAAACTTGAACTTTCCCTATATGTTTTCATTGGCATCTTTTTCGGTAGAGAAAAGAAATCCAGAGATATGACTTTTGCGACCTATTCAACTAATTCAGTACGCATGTATCAAAAAAGACAGTATTACAAAAGGCAGTATACAAGTAACACCAGAGTCTAAAACTGCAGTCAGGTAACTTAATGTTCATAGCCATCCAACTGGGAATGTCCCTGAAGGCACTTTATGAGAACTATTCATTTCACAATGTAGTAACTGTAGTCAACATATTTGCTAACGCGGAGAATTTAGAGTATCACAGCTATTCAGTTCCCCTTTAAGGATATTCCCAAATTTCCAATCGAGTAATTTAATAGATTAAGCCAACAAGACTTCCTTCACTATAAGTTAGTTGAATAGTTGGCACATGACCAATCTTAATAAAGGTATTGATCTTGGCGTATGTTCCACCTATCTTATCCAGTAAagaatttatattatttttaaataatctCCAACATGCATAGTCTTCTACGAACAATCGTATAGGACAAAGCTTAAAAGAAAGCTACGTGCCATCACAGAACTGACCCTAGTTTAGTCACTTACTTGTGCCCACAATTTGATCTCGCCTCCTACCTAATGAATATTTGTGATCGTACCAGTGGTCTTATACTCACTTTTAACAACTTTAGTGGACAATGGGAAATCGCTAAGATCTTCCCCATATGTTAATGATTAAAACTTGTTAAGAAAAGAACCCAGAACCAGATTACCACTACAGACAGTACAAGTAGGCACCTGAAAACATTGTGATTATAAATGTTCCTCTTAATTGCCAGTTGAAAAACCCATGAAGCAGTCGCACGAAGATTAAATGCCCACAATAAGTCTTCCAAAGCGTTCACCAGATTAAATGCGGAGTTGTCTTCAATTGCTTCTATTTTCTCAAGAAATTGATCCATCTCTAGAACCGGTGACTCTGTATTCTCCGTCAGAAGCCTGCAAAATATACTCATAAGGTTATTCACATGTACTGATATATAGTCAGGAAAAAAGAAGGCAAAGTAAAGCAAGCACGGCATACTTGATTGGGATTTCAAATCCAGCATCTCTTATAGCACTTAGGATAGTCAGGGCTTCACTTGTATTCTGGCACAAACTAGCAGCCCTAACAAAGCAAGTCCATATCCTGTAATCTGGCTCTAGACCATCTCCCTTCATTTCCAAGAGCTTCTTCACTGCGATACTATAATCTTCATTCTTGAGGTAAGCATCTATAACTGAAGTATATGGAAGTGTGCTAAGGTTTTCACCCGTCGATTTCAAATTTTTGAGAACTTCTTCAGCTTCAGTTGGATGGCCTGAACTTCCGTAAGAGATCATTAGCAGATGCATTGTTGCAATTGTAGGTTCGATTCCAGCGTCTTTCATTGTAAACAGCAAGTTTTCAGCTTTGGAATGGCTTCCAGAATTTCTATATGTTTTCATCATTATATGATAAAAAGAACGATCAAGCTTGTATCCTCCTGATTGTAACATTTCAAAAAGTTCCTCAGTTTGCTCTAGCATTTGTAGCTTACCAAATGCAGAAAGTAGGCTTTTGTAGGTGTTTAACTTAGGATCAAGACCTAGCATTCTCATTTCATGCATCAGCGACAGACCTTCTTCTGGTCTGCGATCTCTGCAGTACATCACTATTAAAGTATTGTATGTATCCTCATCTGGTTTAAGTCCAGCTTCTTGAATCTGCTGGTATACCTGAGCAATTTTCTTGTAGTCTTCAATGCCTGCATACAACCTAAGCAAAGAATTCCATATTATAATATCAGGCTTAAAACCTACTTCCCCCATCTCAGCAATCATTGCTTCTACATCCCTTACACGCCTTCCCTTGGAGAACAGTATGATCATAACTCTGTAAAGGTGCATGGTAGGAAAATACCCTGCCGCCTTCATTCCATTGTATATTTTCTTAACCTCAAATATGTCACCAGCTTGAGCATATGCATCAAGCATCAAAACAATCGTACTCTTGCTAATTTTGAACCCCATATCTTGCAATTCCTGAATTAGTAGGTATAATTCATTTAATCTCCCATCAACAATCAAAGCTTGCATGAGACCATTTATTGTTTCGACAGTAGGGGAAGGACCGTCTCTCATCATCGTAGTGAAAGCAGCTCTTGCTTTCTCATAGCAGCCACTTGCAGCATAAGCTTGGATTAAAGCATTCCAGACCTTCCGATCCACAGTACTAGCGCTCTGTCTAAGATTCCCCACAACACTCTCTGCTTTTTGCAGAAGCTTCGCCTTGCCATAAGCCTCAATTAGAGCAGCATATATTGACATATCATTAATCCTAATGCCTTTTGCTTCAGCCTGGTCAACCAAATGGTGAGCCGTTTCTGGATAGCCCATTCTGCAATACACAAGTGCCATTTGCCTGCAAAGTTCTGTTGAAGGTTCCAGTCCAACAAATCTCATGTCGGATAAAACCTGAGACGCTTCACCAAGTAGGTCCATCTCCTCACAACATTTTATAAGGGATTCATACATTATCAAACTCCGGTCAACCAATCTAAATGTCATGCTTTTACGGTATTCATCTAAAGCAGCCTCCGGCTGATGGGCCATACAAAGAGTGACAACCATAGCTTCACTGACCAATTGCTGGGATTCTGGCGCATGCTCTTTCAAAAATTCCAGCAACTCCTTTGCTTCTAAGTGCCGTCCGGATGAGCAATACAAACTCAACACTGGTAATAAGTTATCACGGTTCACATCATAACCCTGCCTTATTGCCAATCTAAACATTTTATCACCATAACTATAGCATTCCCCCTTGACTAGAATATAGGCAATAACTTGAGGGTTCAGGTCACATAATTCTTCCATATCCTTGATCATGTTCTGAACATCCTCCACTTTGTTTTCTTTTCCGAGAATTCGTACCATAATTTCATAAAGTCCAACATCTGGGGTGAATCCATCACGAACCATGTCATGATATAACATCGTCGCCTTGTTGGTTTCACCAGACCTGAATAGTATATCTAACATTACTGAATATGCTAAGTGATCCGGTTTAATTCCAGAACGGAGCATGCAATTAAAGATATCTTCAGCCTCCAATCGCATCCCAGCCTTCGCATATCCACAGATTAAAGCACTGTAAGTTCGTATGGTGGGTTTGACACCTGCATTTAGCATCTCTGACATCACATTTGCAGCCTCGGTTATTTTATTAGCTTTTCCAAGAGAATCAATAAGAACAGTATATGTAACTACATCAGGTTCTCGCCCCACAGATTTCATGTCTCTGTATAGTTGCAATGCCAAATCATGCTGACCCTGCTGTCCATACATGTGAATGATGGTATTGTAAGTCATCTCATCCTCTCCAAAGCCCTTTTTCACCATCTCCTCGCAAATTTTCTTTACCTTCTCAACATTTCCTTCTCTTGCAAAAGCATAAAGCAAAGAATTATATGTTACAGCATCAGGGTAAAACCCCTTAGACTCTAAGTCGTTAAATAGAATCTCAGCTTCTGCAGACAGCCCACATCTACCATAAACAGAAAGCATTGCATTATATGTCCATAAATCAGGTTGACATCTACTTCCTAACATGTCATTGTATATCTCAACTGCCTCCTCCAAATTAGATCCCCGAGAGCAAGCACTAATTAGAGTGTTATAAGTAATTATATCAGGTTGAAGACCTGACCTCCTGACTTCACTTAAAAGTTCACGTGCCATATTTGGTTCAATAGACCCTGATTTTAAACGAGCATTAATCAACGTATTAAAACTCACAAGATCTGGCTCACAACCTCGTTCCCGCATCAAATGAAGCAGTTCTTGAACCTTTGAAAACCGACCATTCCGAGCATAAACACCCATCATTGCATTATAAACTTGTACAGTATCACCAACCCCTTCCTCTCCCCTCGTAAAAATCTCCACAGCCAACGCTTCCTGATTAGCCTTCCCAAGAACAGAAAGCATAGTCGCAAGCATTCTAGCATTCGGAGAAAACCAATGCCGCAAATTCAACCACTCATAAACCTCCAACGCCCGTTGCCAACTCACCTGACCAACCCATTTCACCACAAAACAAAAATCAGTCGGCGTCATCTGCACCTTCCTATCATCCAAAACATCAGCAACAAACTCCTCAGACCTCAAATTCAAAATCCTATCAGTCAAAAACTGAACCCTCTGTCGCCAATCTTTCGCCCTCTTAAGCGCCAATTTAGTCATTTTCTTAGCTTTACACTTACTAGGCCTACCCAAAACCTCTTGCTTCTCATCACTCACATTCCGAAAACCATCATCATTTTCCATCAAGACTTCATTTTTAACACTCTTTTCACTACCAATTATCCCTAAATCATCATCATCTACCTCAAAATGATTCTTAACCAATTGGGTATCTGTAATTTTTAAGTTAGGCCATCTCACAGAAGGAGAAGCTCTACTATAGCTaaattttcttgaattttcttggTCATTACATACAGAACTTGTATCTAACAAAGCAGAATCATTTAAACAACAATTAACAACAGTATTATACTTCTTACATACCTCTAAATTTCTGCTTAATGGCATAGAAGCTGTAGCTAACACTCCTGTTAAGGCCATAATTAAAGCTTTCACCTTTGAGTTTTCTTGGTCCCGCCAAAAATTTCACAAATTGTAAAGTTTGTATCTTTGAACATGTATGTATACATACATGTTTTGGAAACACATGGATGGTTTTTTTTTGAAGTGGTGAATAGATAATTTGAGAACATAGAGAAGACAGACCCGGGTAGAAGATTTGGGCCAGAATTTTCTGGGTCGGGTCATTTACAGCCCATTTGAAGAGATGAAATTTAGAGGTTCATTGGGCTTTTAGGTACAAAGTAACTTAAATTTCCGGCCCAATAGATGACAAGGCAAAAAGTTCAAATTCATCTAGCAACAATTGTGTTGAAAAAGAAGATAGACAATGCTGTTTGAATATATGATTTATTAAAATCTTCTTGTTTATGCATAAGAAAGGGTTTAACCAAATCTTGAAAAatgataatttttgaaaatttaaataccGTAAAGAGGTTAAGAATATTTATACTTTACGAGATGAATATATAAAAAATACGGGTATGTTTGGTTCAGCTTTTTATAAATATAAAGTTAGATTTTTGGTCACAAATGTGCAGCAAAGTCCATTTTCTTGAACCCACATTATGATGAATTTGAGGAGGATAAGATTAAGGAGAAACAACTAGAAGTGAAATAATACATTATGGTCTACATGAATGTAAGCAAGGCATGGAGAACAATATAATTTCTTGCCACTTTATATCTTGTTTTGAAATGTTTGCAATACTTTCAAGTTATATTCAGTAAATGTTGGCCCCCTAAGAAAGTGAAAACACATACATATGGTCCTCACATTACCTCAGGTCCCTTATCTGTAGATCAACTTCATGCTCACCCTTTTTAGAGAAATGGAGCAAAAAACTTGCTGCCTAAAGCAATGACACTTTTGGCTAGTGTCAATTCTACAAGAGCTGGAGCACTTCTATACAAaatactttttttaaaaaaaaaattgcaatGATTAGTTGCTTGAATTTCTTCTTTAGGAATTTGTCATCTCACGAGACTCGAACCTTCAATCTCGTCATTTCACGAAGACTCGAACCTTCAACCTCCAAGGTAACCACTACACTCACTGCGTGCTGACGGAGAGGAATCTACTATTGGAACAATATTTTTATGTAGCCATGCTAGATGCTAAAGAGGGATTCAAAGATTTTGTTACATGTATAAATCATTTGTGTCAGCACCAGATAATTAATAGATAAATTGACAATTTGCAAGTCTGTACAAATAATTAGTCACTGACTCCATCTCTGAAGAGCTTATAAATCAATATCTTAATTTTGTTTTGGTGTGAGGAATGCAGTGGACCATCATCACATGCAAACACAGAGAGTAGAGTAGAAGATTGTAAAATATCATTTCATTTTCAACTTCCCATTTGTTCACAGGTTCACAGGTCATAGTGGCTAGGCTccagaaagaaaaagaaaaacatataTTTAGATTGGTAAATTTTCATATTCAAAGATGCAAGCACATGGTGCCAAACTAATCCATGTTCATTTCTAGTCCAAGTGATCATTTCATTGTTGATTTCAAACTTATAGTTAAGAAAAGACACATCCCATCTTTTTAATAATATGCCTAATCATTGCCTACTCTTTAAATTTGATTCCCATGCATAATGCATCTATGTATGTTTGTATTATAAAAGTATAGAATTGTACATATCTCTTTACTGATCATTAAACCTTCAGTTCATTCTTCAACTTCCtaaactgtgtatatatatatatagatcctTAACTACTACTTCTGCTTTAACTAACATCGTTTTCACTATCGTCTTCTAATCGAGTTTTAATCGAGTTTCGGGTCCGGGGAAGTCACCATGGCCTCAGAGGCAGACCATAACCTTGCAGCTTCAGTGGAGCTGGTAGCTAACTTGGACGGGGAAGCTTCGTTACAGTCTGCAAAGTATTTCCCACTAATGCCATTCATTCTTGCATGCGTAGCCACGTAGCAAGTTGTTGCAGCAGCCTGATTATTCAATAGTGTCCAATAATACATCATTAGTACATGATTAACCATACAATACAGTGAATCATTATTATATGAACTGATCAAATAATACATTAGCACGTACGTGGGGACTTAATTTGATAAAATAAACTCGATTAAATAAACTttgattaaatatttttataGGAACTAAGATAACAATTGAATACCTGAGGTATGGTCTTCAAGAGCTTTGATGTCAGAAAGAACACAAGATCTGCAGATTTGTTTATGTTTCGATTATTACTTCGTCAACACGAGATCTGCAGATGACGACtttgtgtgtttgtgtgtgcgcgttaaaatatgaataaaattttTTAATACCAGTGAGGAAGCCTTCACGATCTCTAGTGAGCCTAGTTCTCACTATTCCTGGATGAACACAATTCACACTTACATTTGCTTCCATTCCCTGCGCACCATAGTTTGTTTAGTTCATAATTATACTTGCTAATAACAGCTAGTTTAAGGGCTCAAAAGTAGCTTGTTCATGAAAAAGTATGACATGGATCCTGATGATAGAGAGCAACATGACAGTGACTATACACATGGATCTTATGTCATGTGATATCGGGTTCTGGGTTGTGTTCGTTTTTTAAAACACGTTCTTTTCTTAAACATACAAATAAGTAAGATTCTAAAAATTAGTCATTTCGGGTCACATAAGTTGTGTCATATTCGAGTTTTCTCCATGTTAAGGTAAAAAAATAAAGTTGGGTTTGAGTCAATTCATAGGTCGTGTCAATGACAATTTTTATTTCGACGACACCAAAACAAACGAGTCTTGTTCTTATACAATGAAAATTCTTGCTTAACAATTCCTACCAACTAAATGCAGAATTACAATACACCAGTTCCTGAACTAAGTAAGTTCGAATCTTGTCAAAAACAAGTTGGGTGGGTGAATGTGTTTAACTAACGAGAAAAATGCTCCGTAAAATATGATCAAAGTTGAAGTGGGGAATTAATAAGGGTACCTGGAGTCTGTTAGCAAGCTCCTTGGTGTGCAGAATGTTAGCGAGCTTCGAGATAGCATAAGCACATGTCGCATCATACTCACTTGAGACCAAAAGACAAACGATTCAGAATATAAAGTCAAATATCCCAGTTCCCTTTAATTTATCTGTCTCCTCTTCACTGATCATAACATAAATATGACACATCTCTATCCTTAATTTGTTTCCTCCCTTACTTTTACAACTTAGAGTGATGCCAATTTAATACTGTCATGAATGCTGAATATAACGAATTAAGTATAGGTCAATTTGATACAGTTGAATACTATGAATCACCTTTTGTTTCGAGTAATGTGTCCCAGATAAGGTATCAAGTCACCGGAGAACCAGCCGTGAATACCTGATGTCACGTTCACTATTCGTCCTTCCTTTCCGGTTGTTTTCGCTGTTTCGATCATCTTCTCCAACAATAGTTTTGTCAACAGAAAATGACCTGGTGCAATATTTTAGTCCATAGAATTAGTGGATTATTCGTTTGAATACAAATCAATTTAGCCTACTCAGATTAGTAGCATGGCAGATTATTAGTACCTAAGAAGTTAGTAGCAAACGTCATTTCAATTCCATCCTCAGAAACACCATGGTTATGTGAGAATTTCCCAGCGTTATTTCTGAAATTATCGCGAAAAAATTAACAAAATGGTTCTAATTTGTAATCTGTTAGATAATAATAATTGGGTCATGATCCCTGACACGGGATTGTTACAACCGTATAGTCATGGTTCTGACAGACGATTGTTGTAACCATCTCGACAGAGCCCCATAATTTACAAGTAATATTGTCGTAATAGTCTTTGTTTATATTAGCTGACTTACATGAGAAGATTGAGAGGCAAATCGAGAGACTCAAACTCCCTGACAAAGTTTCGGACAGAACTGAGAGAACTAAGATCAAGCTGCATAATCAAAACCTCAGCACCGGGAAACTCCGATTGAATACGAGCCTTTGTTTCCTCCGCCGCTTTCTTGTTCCTAGCCGGTAGCACAAGCCTCGCTCCTCTTTTGGCTAACACACGCGCCGTCTCAGCTCCAATACCAGATGTAGCTCCTAATATTACCACaatcaaaatcatttttaaaatccAGACCGAACATGACCTGTGTATCCCGCTCGTAAATAAAATGTACGCATATCTCATATCTACAAAAAATCAAATCATTTATGTCTATCCTACAAGTACACTTAAATTTGtgttattaaaaaaattaatgatTGCATGTAAATAATTTACCAGTGATGATGGCGGTGGAAGAGCGGAGATCGACGGTGGAAGTGACGTGATCGGCGGTGGATTTGGAGCCATAACCGGAAGGACCTTTCCAGCCTAGAAGGTATTTGACAGTGTCGAGCATTATGAATGGTGATAAGAATAGTATTTGTTAAGAAGGTGATGAAGTGAGTTGAGAAAAAGGTGTGTATGGACTATGGATTATATAAAGTTGAAGAGTAAAGTATTGCCTTTTTCGtattttctttcttttatttaattGGGTATAAAATATACTGGTATGGTACTCGTGGGTGGGATTTTAATTTATTGCAGATTTACAGAGGATTGCATATTTGTCACTGATTGATTTAGATGCTTTAAATGGTCCATAATCTTACATTTTTATACTTAGATGTTGGTTCATTGGTTAAAAAATGGTTCCCTTTTTAGAAATCCTAGATTTTCTTCTATTTTCTATTTCTCAATTAACTATTAGTTACATTTctgtaaataaaataaatttcgCATGTATTAATGTTCGCCGTATTTATTAAAAATCATGTTGTATATATGTTCGGATCCATTTTGTGACCTTTGATATTTGGGGTGTGTTTGGTATTACTGCAATAATAGCTTTTCGCTGAAAAACAATTAAAAAAATGTTTGGTAAATTCAAAAGTTGTTTTCCGGACAAGTGATTTTGGCCTAGAAGCTGATGTCAGAAAAATCAAGTCCCCGTGTTTTAGAAAAAGACTGCTTTTCAGCTTTTGCGGTAAGCAGGTgttgatttcaccatcaaacctcATTAAAagcattattatttttaattttttgcatcaaaatatatacatatcaaaaaaattaccaaacagtcatctgatttaTAGAACAACATTTTTTTCAACGGCACTATACATATCAAAAAATTAtcaaacagtcatctgatttttagAACAACACTTTTTTCGACGGCACTTTTTCTAACAACACAACAATTTTTAATAGCAATCTTAAACAGAGCCTTGGTCTTATTTTTTCAACTTATTTTGATGTGAGAGAGATATTCAGAGTTTTGTTgagtgtttgataaaattttatgaaaaaattgtattaaacaataataattaaaatgaggtataattattattttggtcACAATTCACAATCGTTAGTCTAAATAGTCAAAATCATTGAATTTAACTTCT is a window of Apium graveolens cultivar Ventura chromosome 11, ASM990537v1, whole genome shotgun sequence DNA encoding:
- the LOC141697240 gene encoding pentatricopeptide repeat-containing protein At3g18110, chloroplastic-like; the encoded protein is MALTGVLATASMPLSRNLEVCKKYNTVVNCCLNDSALLDTSSVCNDQENSRKFSYSRASPSVRWPNLKITDTQLVKNHFEVDDDDLGIIGSEKSVKNEVLMENDDGFRNVSDEKQEVLGRPSKCKAKKMTKLALKRAKDWRQRVQFLTDRILNLRSEEFVADVLDDRKVQMTPTDFCFVVKWVGQVSWQRALEVYEWLNLRHWFSPNARMLATMLSVLGKANQEALAVEIFTRGEEGVGDTVQVYNAMMGVYARNGRFSKVQELLHLMRERGCEPDLVSFNTLINARLKSGSIEPNMARELLSEVRRSGLQPDIITYNTLISACSRGSNLEEAVEIYNDMLGSRCQPDLWTYNAMLSVYGRCGLSAEAEILFNDLESKGFYPDAVTYNSLLYAFAREGNVEKVKKICEEMVKKGFGEDEMTYNTIIHMYGQQGQHDLALQLYRDMKSVGREPDVVTYTVLIDSLGKANKITEAANVMSEMLNAGVKPTIRTYSALICGYAKAGMRLEAEDIFNCMLRSGIKPDHLAYSVMLDILFRSGETNKATMLYHDMVRDGFTPDVGLYEIMVRILGKENKVEDVQNMIKDMEELCDLNPQVIAYILVKGECYSYGDKMFRLAIRQGYDVNRDNLLPVLSLYCSSGRHLEAKELLEFLKEHAPESQQLVSEAMVVTLCMAHQPEAALDEYRKSMTFRLVDRSLIMYESLIKCCEEMDLLGEASQVLSDMRFVGLEPSTELCRQMALVYCRMGYPETAHHLVDQAEAKGIRINDMSIYAALIEAYGKAKLLQKAESVVGNLRQSASTVDRKVWNALIQAYAASGCYEKARAAFTTMMRDGPSPTVETINGLMQALIVDGRLNELYLLIQELQDMGFKISKSTIVLMLDAYAQAGDIFEVKKIYNGMKAAGYFPTMHLYRVMIILFSKGRRVRDVEAMIAEMGEVGFKPDIIIWNSLLRLYAGIEDYKKIAQVYQQIQEAGLKPDEDTYNTLIVMYCRDRRPEEGLSLMHEMRMLGLDPKLNTYKSLLSAFGKLQMLEQTEELFEMLQSGGYKLDRSFYHIMMKTYRNSGSHSKAENLLFTMKDAGIEPTIATMHLLMISYGSSGHPTEAEEVLKNLKSTGENLSTLPYTSVIDAYLKNEDYSIAVKKLLEMKGDGLEPDYRIWTCFVRAASLCQNTSEALTILSAIRDAGFEIPIKLLTENTESPVLEMDQFLEKIEAIEDNSAFNLVNALEDLLWAFNLRATASWVFQLAIKRNIYNHNVFRVAEKDWGADFRKLSAGAALVGLTLWLDHMQDASLDGFPESPKSVVLITGTAEYNQVSLNSTIKAFLWEMGSPFLPCKTRSGLLIAKAHSLRMWLKDSPFCFDLELKNALSLPEENSMQLIDGCYIRCGLVPAFKEITERLGLVRPKKFSRLALLSDEQRDKAIEADIVGRKEKLEKLSESGPTRNKNNRKHNKRPFINKDAVRF
- the LOC141697759 gene encoding short-chain dehydrogenase TIC 32 B, chloroplastic-like, with the protein product MLDTVKYLLGWKGPSGYGSKSTADHVTSTVDLRSSTAIITGATSGIGAETARVLAKRGARLVLPARNKKAAEETKARIQSEFPGAEVLIMQLDLSSLSSVRNFVREFESLDLPLNLLINNAGKFSHNHGVSEDGIEMTFATNFLGHFLLTKLLLEKMIETAKTTGKEGRIVNVTSGIHGWFSGDLIPYLGHITRNKSEYDATCAYAISKLANILHTKELANRLQGMEANVSVNCVHPGIVRTRLTRDREGFLTDLVFFLTSKLLKTIPQAAATTCYVATHARMNGISGKYFADCNEASPSKLATSSTEAARLWSASEAMVTSPDPKLD